ACCTTGCTGGTGATGGCGATGCATTCCTTGGTGTCGCCGGAGGCCTGGGCGGCCTTGGCTTTGTCCACGTGCTCGGTGAGGGCCTTGTCCAGGCCTTCGGAGGTGGCGCCGGCGGTGGCCATGGCGTCGTCGATCTTTTGCAGGTTCAGGGCGCACAGGTCGTCGGCGGCGAAGACGGGCGAGGCCAGCAGGGTTGCGGCCGCGAACAGGGCGGATAGCGCAGTGCCTTTCATGGGTGTCTCCTCGTTAGGCCTCTGGAGGGTGGGCCTGAAGGGTGGACTGTGCGGGGTTGGCGGGGGTTCCATCGGAGTTGTGAAGCATGCTGGCCTGTGGGAGCGGCCTTACCGAGGCGTCGGACCGATCGGAAAGGGCGCGCAGCGGCCCCCGGGTTTCAGTGTTGAGCAAAGATCGCCGGGGCCGCTTTGCGGCCCTTTCGCGACACAAGGCCGCTCCCACATGGGCCGCGCTATGCCTGAGCCTCACTGCAAACCTGTAGGAGCCAGCCTTGCTGGCGATGCCCGGCAAGGCCGGGCCAGGGGCACTCTGTGGTCTATCCCAGCAGGGCCAGCTCCCACAAAGAAGACAGTTGTTCCCACAGGGGAGAGGTGGTGGCTTAGTTGGCGGATTTCTCCAAGGCTAGCTCCATATCGTCGATCAGGGCCTTGGCCATGGCGCTGAGGATGCGCGCCGAACTGCCGGGGAGCAGGTCGCCTTCCATCTCGGCTTCACAGGTCAGGTGGCGGATGCAGCCGAGCAGTACCGACAACTCGCTGAAGGCATCTGCGAACGGGATGTCGGGCTGCACGCTGAACATGTCCATGCAGCGGGTCTTTCCTGGGGTAACGGTCATGGCTGCGCTCCTGGCTTGTGTTCGAGCAGCGCGCAGGCGAGCTGGCCGAGGTAGTCGCTGGCGGTGAACAGGCGGTCGCGGTAGGCGCCGGGTTCGGTCTTGAAGTAGACATCGAGTACATCGGAAATGGCGGTGGCTACCTCGACGGCAGAGGCCATGGCTTCTTCGCGGGTGAGGGTGGGGGAGATGGTGAGGTAGGACGCTATGTGGGGTGGGTCTGGGACGAGCTTTTTCATTGTTGGAACTCTTGTGCTGTCTCAAGGAAGCACCACCCCAAGGCAATTCTCACAAGACAAAGGGTGGCAGCCGTGAACAGGGTGAGAATCCGGGGCACAAGAAACCCGGTCAGACCGAAGCCTGCCCGCACACGGCTGCCATGGAAGGAAGGCCGAATTTCTTGAGCTTCGGGGTTCTCACACCCCGGTCACCACATGTGGCGACGGAGTGACGTTATCCCTGGGGTATTTCCCCGGCTACGTGACGGCTTCCGACAGGTGCGTAGGATAGGTCCCAAGCTGGTT
This genomic stretch from Pseudomonas entomophila L48 harbors:
- a CDS encoding DUF3077 domain-containing protein — its product is MTVTPGKTRCMDMFSVQPDIPFADAFSELSVLLGCIRHLTCEAEMEGDLLPGSSARILSAMAKALIDDMELALEKSAN